The genomic segment GGTTGCAACTCTTCAATCAATCTTACTAACTGGTGTCCAACTACGTTGATTTGTGTCATTTGTAATATTGGTCTCATTTTGACCATGCTTCCACCCATAAGTTCTCAACAAGATGAACGTTGGATCAGAGTTGGGTTGGACGGGTAAAATCCGTTTCATCCAACCATGACCTAATccattcaaataatttttttttcttttcggcctaaataattgtttttttatacaatatcaacttacaaattgaagaaaaagaattaCATCAACAAACCTTGATAATTGGGATCTCAACAAAAAAAaccttaacaattttttttctcaagcACCGATGAACAAGAACCACCAAATTCACCCATCTACCATTAACGCTAAAGCAACTTCCTTTGGTTGTGAAAATCATTTTGGTCCCATATGTTGAGCAATGCAATCCAACAACTTGATTTCTAGGGCTTTGAATTGAGCTATTTGGGTCTCCAATTCCACTTTTTCTTTCCTTAAATTCTCGTTTTCTTCCATCAATGTTTGTTGattcccattcttcatcatcATATTATCTTCATCACCACAATTAGACTTCAAAAATGCAGTGGTTGCCTCAGTTTTCTTCCTTGTTATCTCCACTAACATATGCTTATATCCTCTCTTGAATTTCTCATGCTTGAATTCCCATCTTTTTGATGATGTTTTCTTAAAACCCTGTTTCAAAATTCTCGAAACTTTTAACTCAGTTAATTCATACAATCATATTTAAAAAGTGATATTTAGTTAGTTGaaagttaaaatttcaatatcCGCAATCATTTATGAACTTTTGAGTTTAGTTCAATTAATT from the Gossypium hirsutum isolate 1008001.06 chromosome D09, Gossypium_hirsutum_v2.1, whole genome shotgun sequence genome contains:
- the LOC107891785 gene encoding heat stress transcription factor B-2a; the protein is MELELEDPNYQNNKSKSLVTKGTAPFLLKTYALLEEAEEGGGGEYKKIVSWNDEGNGFIVWSPTDFSDLTLPRYFKHNNFSSFIRQLNTYGFKKTSSKRWEFKHEKFKRGYKHMLVEITRKKTEATTAFLKSNCGDEDNMMMKNGNQQTLMEENENLRKEKVELETQIAQFKALEIKLLDCIAQHMGPK